In Athene noctua chromosome 8, bAthNoc1.hap1.1, whole genome shotgun sequence, a genomic segment contains:
- the PDE6D gene encoding retinal rod rhodopsin-sensitive cGMP 3',5'-cyclic phosphodiesterase subunit delta isoform X4: MENLLCLKEATSVQRSFSVKIMYRRSAAKHPRVPKKILKCKAVSRELNFSSAEQMEKFRLEQKVYFKGQCLEEWFFEFGFVIPNSTNTWQSLIEAAPESQMMPANVLTGNVIIETKFYDDDLLVSTSRVRLFYV; the protein is encoded by the exons ATGGAGAATCTGTTGTGTCTGAAGGAGGCAACCAGTGTACAAAGATCCTTCTCTGTCAAGATTATGTACAGAAGATCTGCGGCAAAACACC CTCGAGTTcccaaaaaaatcctgaaatgcAAAGCAGTGTCTCGGGAGTTAAACTTTTCCTCAGCAGAACAAATGGAAAAATTCCGACTGGAACAGAAAGTTTATTTCAAAGGGCAGTGTCTAGAAG AATGGTTCTTTGAATTCGGTTTTGTGATTCCTAACTCCACAAACACTTGGCAGTCCTTGATAGAGGCAGCACCTGAATCACAGATGATGCCAGCTAACGTTTTAAC TGGTAATGTTATTATAGAAACCAAATTCTATGATGACGATCTTCTCGTAAGCACTTCCAGAGTGAGACTTTTCTACGTTTGA